In Microbacterium sp. 1.5R, the following are encoded in one genomic region:
- a CDS encoding glutamate ABC transporter substrate-binding protein, translated as MRRTRTLAGIGIATVALFALTACNSGSPSSPGAGTGGEESEDSTWFEVADDVQLEGSPTFDAIQERDKVIVGVKEDQPGLGYLDVTTGERTGFDVDIARWIAASLGYDEDKIEFKPIASANREQAITNGDIDYYVGTYSINDKRKELIDFAGPYFITGQGLLVAADADDAEALEDFNGKTVCSATGSTPIQNIKANFPEIKTQEYDLYSACVQDLIDGKVDAVTTDQAILIGYAAQYPDDVKVTGGLFTEERYGVGLTKGDDALRTHINELFTDGGDIWQAIFDANLGSSGIEVEQPEVDAY; from the coding sequence ATGCGACGCACACGGACACTGGCAGGAATCGGGATCGCGACGGTTGCACTGTTCGCGCTGACGGCCTGCAACAGCGGCAGCCCGTCCAGCCCCGGCGCCGGAACCGGCGGCGAAGAGAGCGAGGACTCCACCTGGTTCGAGGTCGCTGACGACGTCCAGCTCGAGGGCAGCCCGACGTTCGACGCCATCCAGGAGCGCGACAAGGTGATCGTCGGCGTCAAGGAGGACCAGCCCGGGCTCGGCTACCTCGATGTCACGACCGGAGAGCGCACCGGCTTCGACGTCGACATCGCACGGTGGATCGCCGCATCCCTGGGCTACGACGAGGACAAGATCGAGTTCAAGCCGATCGCTTCGGCGAACCGCGAGCAGGCGATCACCAACGGTGACATCGACTACTACGTCGGCACCTACTCGATCAACGACAAGCGCAAGGAGCTCATCGACTTCGCGGGTCCCTACTTCATCACCGGTCAGGGACTCCTGGTCGCCGCCGACGCGGACGACGCCGAGGCTCTCGAGGACTTCAACGGCAAGACCGTCTGCTCGGCGACCGGCTCGACGCCGATCCAGAACATCAAGGCGAACTTCCCCGAGATCAAGACGCAGGAGTACGACCTGTACTCCGCCTGCGTCCAGGACCTCATCGACGGCAAGGTCGACGCCGTGACCACCGACCAGGCGATCCTGATCGGCTACGCGGCCCAGTACCCGGATGACGTCAAGGTGACCGGCGGCCTCTTCACCGAGGAGCGCTACGGTGTCGGCCTCACGAAGGGCGACGACGCGCTGCGCACGCACATCAACGAGCTCTTCACCGACGGTGGCGACATCTGGCAGGCGATCTTCGACGCGAACCTCGGTTCCAGCGGCATCGAGGTCGAACAGCCCGAGGTCGACGCTTACTGA